A single Theropithecus gelada isolate Dixy chromosome 7b, Tgel_1.0, whole genome shotgun sequence DNA region contains:
- the RIPK3 gene encoding receptor-interacting serine/threonine-protein kinase 3, whose translation MSCVKLWPSGASASLVSIEELENQEFVGRGGFGTVFRARHRKWGYDVAVKIVNSKAISREVKAMASLDNEFVLRLEGVIEKVNWDHVPKPALVTKFMENGSLSQLLQPQCPRPWPLLCRLLKEVVLGMFYLHNQNPVLLHRDLKPSNVLLDPELHVKLADFGLSTFQGGSQSGTASREPGGTLGYLAPELFVNVNRKASTASDVYSFGILMWAVLAGREAELPTEASLVCGAVCRRQTRPSLTELPQAGPETPGLEGLKELMQICWSSEPKDRPSFQECLPKTDEAFQMVENNINAAVSTVKNFLSELRSSNPRFSTPESGQGGTEMDGFRRTTGNQHSRNDVMVSELLNKLNLEGSPSSVPEKYPSLTKRSRAQEEQVLQARTAGTSSDSVAQPPQTPETSTFRNQMPSPISTGTPSPGPQGNQGTERHGMNWSSRTPEPNPVTGRPLINLHYCSGVQVGDNNYLTMQQTTALPTGGLAPSGTGRGWQHPPPTGSQEGPEEPENWSGPHGWYNHSGK comes from the exons ATGTCGTGCGTCAAGTTATG GCCCAGTGGTGCCTCCGCCTCCTTGGTGTCCATCGAGGAACTGGAAAACCAGGAGTTCGTCGGCAGAGGCGGGTTCGGCACAGTGTTCCGGGCGCGACATAGGAAGTGGGGCTACGATGTGGCGGTCAAGATTGTAAACTC GAAGGCGATAtccagggaggtcaaggccatGGCAAGTCTGGATAACGAATTTGTGCTGCGCCTAGAAGGGGTCATCGAGAAGGTGAACTGGGACCACGTGCCCAAGCCAGCTCTGGTGACTAAATTCATGGAGAACGGCTCTCTGTcccagctgctgcagccccagtGCCCTAGGCCCTGGCCGCTGCTTTGCCGCCTGCTGAAAGAAGTGGTGCTTGGGATGTTTTACCTGCACAACCAGAACCCGGTGCTCCTGCACCGGGACCTCAAGCCATCCAATGTCCTGCTGGACCCAGAGCTGCACGTCAAG CTGGCAGATTTTGGCCTGTCCACATTTCAGGGAGGCTCACAGTCAGGGACAGCATCCAGGGAGCCAGGGGGCACCCTGGGCTACTTGGCCCCAGAACTGTTTGTTAATGTAAACCGGAAGGCCTCCACAGCCAGTGATGTCTACAG CTTCGGGATCCTAATGTGGGCAGTGCTTGCTGGAAGAGAAGCTGAGT TGCCAACAGAAGCATCACTGGTGTGTGGAGCAGTGTGCAGGAGGCAGACCCGGCCCTCATTGACTGAGCTGCCCCAAGCCGGGCCTGAGACTCCCGGCTTAGAAGGACTGAAGGAGCTAATGCAGATCTGCTGGAGCAGTGAGCCCAAGGACAGACCCTCCTTCCAGG AATGCCTACCAAAAACTGATGAAGCCTTCCAGATGGTGGAGAACAATATAAATGCTGCTGTCTCCACA GTAAAGAATTTCCTATCTGAGCTCAGGAGCAGCAATCCGAGATTTTCTACCCCAGAGTCAGGCCAAGGAGGGACAGAAATGGACGGCTTTAGGAGAACCACAGGAAACCAACACTCTCGTAATGATGTCATGGTTTCTGAGCTGCTAAACAAACTGAATCTAGAGGGGTCTCCCAGCTCTGTTCCTGAAAAATACCCGAGCCTTACCAAGAGGAGCAGGGCACAAGAGGAGCAGGTTCTGCAAGCCAGGACAGCAGGGACATCTTCAGATTCAGTGGCCCAACCTCCCCAGACTCCAGAGACCTCAACTTTCAGAAACCAGATGCCCAGCCCCATATCAACTGGAACACCAAGTCCTGGACCCCAGGGGAATCAG GGCACTGAGAGACATGGCATGAACTGGTCCTCCAGGACCCCGGAGCCAAATCCAGTAACAG GGCGACCACTCATTAACTTACACTACTGTTCTGGGGTGCAAGTTGGAGACAACAACTACTTGACTATGCAACAGACAACTGCCTTGCCCACAGGGGGCCTGGCACCTTCGGGCACGGGGAGGGGCTGGCAGCACCCCCCACCAACAGGTTCGCAAGAAGGCCCTGAAGAACCTGAAAACTGGAGCGGGCCACATGGTTGGTATAATCATAGTGGAAAATAA
- the ADCY4 gene encoding adenylate cyclase type 4: MARLFSPRPPPSEDLFYETYYSLSQQYPLLLLLLGIVLCALAALLVVAWASGRELTSDPSFLTTVLCALGGFSLLLGLASREQRLQRWTRPLSGLVWVALLALGHAFLFTGGVVSAWDQVSYFLFVIFTVYAMLPLGMRDAAVAGLASSLSHLLVLGLYLGPQPDSRPALLPQLAANAVLFLCGNVAGVYHKALMERALRATFREALSSLHSRRRLDTEKKHQEHLLLSILPAYLAREMKAEIMARLQAGQGSRPESTNNFHSLYVKRHQGVSVLYADIVGFTRLASECSPKELVLMLNELFGKFDQIAKEHECMRIKILGDCYYCVSGLPLSLPDHAINCVRMGLDMCRAIRKLRAATGVDINMRVGVHSGSVLCGVIGLQKWQYDVWSHDVTLANHMEAGGVPGRVHITGATLALLAGAYAVEDAGMEHRDPYLRELGEPTYLVIDPRAEEEDEKGTAGGLLSSLEGPKMRPSLLMTRYLESWGAAKPFAHLSHVDSPVSTSTPLQEKTLASFSPQWSLDRSRTLRGLDDELDTGDAKFFQVIEQLNSQKQWKQSKDFNPLTLYFREKEMEKEYRLSAIPAFKYYEACTFLVFLSNFIIQMLVTNRPPALAIMYSITFLLFLLLLFVCFSEDLMRCVLKGPKMLHWLPALSGLVATRPGLRIALGTATILLVFAMAITSLFFFPASSDCPFQAPNVSSMISNLSWELPGSLPLISVPYSMHCCTLGFLSCSLFLHMSFELKLLLLLLWLAASCSLFLHSHAWLSDCLIVRLYLGPLDSRPGVLKEPKFMGAISFFIFFFTLLVLARQNEYYCRLDFLWKKKLRQEREETETMENLTRLLLENVLPAHVAPQFIGQNRRNEDLYHQSYECVCVLFASVPDFKEFYSESNINHEGLECLRLLNEIIADFDELLSKPKFSGVEKIKTIGSTYMAATGLNATSGQDAQQDAERSCSHLGTMVEFAVALGSKLDVINKHSFNNFRLRVGLNHGPVVAGVIGAQKPQYDIWGNTVNVASRMESTGVLGKIQVTEETAWALQSLGYTCYSRGVIKVKGKGQLCTYFLNTDLTRSGPSSVTLG, from the exons ATGGCCCGCCTCTTCAGCCCCCGGCCACCCCCCAGCGAAGACCTCTTCTACGAGACCTACTACAGCCTGAGCCAGCAGTacccgctgctgctgctgctgctggggatCGTGCTCTGTGCGCTCGCGGCGCTGCTCGTGGTTGCCTGGGCCAGCGGCAGG GAGCTGACCTCAGACCCGAGCTTCCTGACCACTGTGCTGTGCGCGCTGGGCGGCTTCTCGCTGCTGCTGGGCCTCGCTTCCCGTGAGCAGCGACTGCAGCGCTGGACGCGTCCTCTGTCTGGCTTGGTATGGGTCGCGCTGCTAGCGCTAGGCCACGCCTTCCTGTTCACCGGGGGCGTGGTGAGCGCCTGGGACCAG GTGTCCTATTTTCTCTTCGTCATCTTCACGGTGTATGCCATGCTGCCCTTGGGCATGCGGGACGCCGCCGTCGCGGGCCTCGCCTCCTCACTCTCGCATCTACTGGTCCTGGGGCTGTATCTTGGACCACAGCCGGACTCACGGCCTGCACTGCTGCCGCAG TTGGCAGCAAATGCGGTGCTGTTCCTGTGCGGGAACGTGGCAGGAGTGTACCACAAGGCGCTGATGGAGCGCGCCCTGCGGGCCACGTTCCGGGAGGCACTCAGCTCCTTGCACTCGCGCCGGCGGCTGGACACCGAAAAGAAGCACCAG GAACACCTTCTCTTGTCCATCCTTCCTGCCTACCTGGCCCGAGAGATGAAAGCAGAGATCATGGCACGGCTGCAGGCAGGACAGGGGTCACGGCCAGAGAGCACCAACAATTTCCACAGCCTCTATGTCAAGAGGCACCAGGGAGTCAG TGTGCTGTATGCTGACATTGTGGGCTTCACGCGGCTGGCCAGCGAGTGTTCCCCTAAGGAGCTGGTGCTCATGCTCAATGAGCTCTTTGGCAAGTTCGACCAGATCGCCaag GAGCATGAATGCATGCGGATCAAGATCCTGGGGGACTGTTACTACTGTGTCTCCGGACTGCCACTCTCACTGCCAGACCATGCCATCAACTGCGTGCGCATGGGGCTGGACATGTGCCGGGCCATCAG GAAACTGCGGGCAGCCACTGGCGTGGACATCAACATGCGTGTGGGCGTGCACTCAGGCAGTGTACTCTGTGGAGTCATCGGGCTGCAGAAGTGGCAGTATGACGTTTGGTCCCATGATGTCACACTGGCTAACCACATGGAGGCAGGCGGTGTACCAGG gCGAGTGCACATCACAGGGGCTACCCTGGCCCTGCTGGCAGGGGCTTATGCTGTGGAGGACGCAGGCATGGAGCATCGGGATCCCTACCTTCGGGAGCTAGGGGAGCCCACCTATCTGGTCATCGATCCACGG gcagaggaggaggatgagaaggGCACTGCAGGAGGCTTGCTCTCCTCGCTTGAGGGCCCCAAGATGCGTCCATCACTGCTGATGACCCGTTACCTGGAGTCCTGGGGTGCAGCCAAGCCTTTTGCCCACCTGAGCCACGTAGACAGCCCTGTGTCCACCTCCACCCCTCTCCAG GAGAAGACCCTGGCTTCCTTCAGCCCCCAGTGGAGCCTAGATCG GAGCCGTACCCTCCGTGGACTAGATGATGAACTGGACACCGGGGATGCCAAGTTCTTCCAGGTCATTGAGCAGCTCAACTCACAGAA acAGTGGAAGCAGTCGAAGGACTTCAACCCACTGACACTGTACTTCAGagagaaggagatggagaaagag TACCGACTCTCTGCAATCCCCGCCTTCAAATACTATGAAGCCTGCACCTTCCTGGTTTTTCTCTCCAACTTCATCATCCAGATGCTAGTGACAAACAG GCCCCCAGCTCTGGCCATCATGTATAGCAtcaccttcctcctcttcctcctcctcctttttgtcTGCTTCTCAGAGGACCTGATG AGGTGTGTCCTGAAAGGCCCCAAGATGCTGCACTGGCTGCCTGCACTGTCTGGCCTGGTGGCCACACGACCAGGACTGAGAATAGCCTTGGGCACCGCCACCATCCTCCTTGTCTTTGCCATGGCCATTACCAGCCTG TTCTTCTTCCCAGCATCATCAGACTGCCCTTTCCAAGCTCCCAATGTGTCCTCCATGATTTCCAACCTCTCCTGGGAGCTCCCTGGGTCTCTGCCTCTCATCAGTGTCCCA TACTCCATGCACTGCTGCACGCTGGGCTTCCTCTCCTGCTCCCTCTTTCTGCACATGAGCTTCGAACTgaagctgctgctgctcctgctgtgGCTGGCAGCATCCTGCTCCCTCTTCCTGCACTCCCACGCCTGGCTGTCCGACTGCCTCATCGTCCGCCTCTATCTGGGCCCCTTGGACTCCAG GCCCGGAGTGCTGAAGGAGCCCAAATTCATGGGTGCTAtctccttcttcatcttcttcttcacCCTCCTTGTCCTGGCTCGCCAG AATGAGTACTACTGCCGCCTGGACTTCCTGTGGaagaagaagctgaggcaggagcggGAGGAGACAGAGACGATGGAGAACCTGACTCGGCTGCTCTTGGAGAACGTGCTCCCTGCACACGTGGCCCCCCAGTTCATTGGCCAGAACCGGCGCAACGAG GATCTCTACCACCAGTCCTACGAATGCGTTTGTGTCCTCTTCGCTTCAGTCCCAGACTTCAAGGAGTTCTACTCTGAATCCAACATCAATCATGAGGGCCTAGAGTGTCTGAGGCTGCTCAATGAAATAATTGCTGATTTTGATGAG CTGCTCTCCAAGCCCAAGTTCAGTGGGGTGGAGAAGATCAAGACCATTGGCAGCACCTACATGGCAGCCACAGGATTAAATGCCACCTCTGGACAGGATGCACAACAG GATGCTGAACGGAGCTGCAGCCACCTTGGCACTATGGTGGAATTTGCCGTTGCCCTGGGGTCTAAGCTGGATGTCATCAAcaagcattcattcaacaacttcCGCCTGCGTGTGG GGTTGAACCATGGACCAGTAGTAGCTGGAGTTATTGGGGCCCAGAAGCCACAATATGACATTTGGGGCAACACAGTGAACGTGGCCAGCCGCATGGAGAGTACAGGGGTCCTTGGCAAAATCCAA GTGACTGAGGAGACAGCCTGGGCCCTACAGTCCCTGGGCTACACCTGCTACAGCCGGGGGGTCATCAAGGTGAAAGGTAAAGGGCAGCTCTGCACCTACTTCCTGAACACAGACTTGACACGAAGTGGACCTTCTTCAGTTACCCTAGGCTGA